One Vicia villosa cultivar HV-30 ecotype Madison, WI linkage group LG5, Vvil1.0, whole genome shotgun sequence genomic window, TGGGAAAATCAATCATGGAGTGATATCTTGAATTCTGAGAATATAGGTGAGAGTAGCAAACAAAAGTTAGACATGAAATCATTGAACCATAAAAAAAGACTTCATGATGGAGAAGTTCTTGGGAATAAAAAACGAAGTCGAGGCGGGGGTGTGATTAGAAGTGAGAATGATATGAATGGTGAAGTTAAAGATGAAATGTATCGTGATTTAGATCATGAAATGCATATCTTAACTGAGAGAGAAAGGAGAAAGAAAATGAGAAACATGTTCTCCGACCTCCATGCTCTGCTTCCTGAACTACCTTCTAAGGTAAATTTATTTTCACCTTCAATTTGtgctatttatttttctatgGTGTCACTTATTGTgaaccaaatagagttataattttaattgtttGAAAACAAGTGTTTACTTACATATGATGTGGTATTAGAAACAACCTACGAGCTTAATGATGTTTTTTTACTAGAAGAGCTCGAAATATAGTTACGGCTTGAACaactatttgtcatattttacttATCTTCAAATGAAGTTTTAGAGTATTAAATTTATTTGTCCTAATAACCAAATGAATGAGAAGAAGATAATATACATATGAGGACAACCATCAGAGTAAGGATTTGATTTCataatgatttatttattaattaaaattcttaATGTTTGTATGTTTTTTTTGTAGGCGGATAAATACACAATTGTGGATGCAacagtaaagaaaataaaaaatctacAAAACACTATTGAAAACTTAGAAAAGAAGAAGCAAGAAAAGCTTAAATGTGTATCTGTATTCGGAAGTGAGTCATCATCTGTGATCAAAAAATCACATTGGCATCCCTATGAATCAAGGGAAACAATCATTACTGATCATGGATCCTCAAGTTATAATGATAATTTTTCTACTAGTGAAATGACAACTTCATTTCCCAATTCAAAAGCATTAGCACAGTCTGCATCTCCACCGCATCAAGTAGCTTTTCAAACTTG contains:
- the LOC131606798 gene encoding transcription factor bHLH95-like, yielding MAMSEDHDDDVYVGFMWENQSWSDILNSENIGESSKQKLDMKSLNHKKRLHDGEVLGNKKRSRGGGVIRSENDMNGEVKDEMYRDLDHEMHILTERERRKKMRNMFSDLHALLPELPSKADKYTIVDATVKKIKNLQNTIENLEKKKQEKLKCVSVFGSESSSVIKKSHWHPYESRETIITDHGSSSYNDNFSTSEMTTSFPNSKALAQSASPPHQVAFQTWSYQNVVLNIRGGEAQFCICATKMLGLLTKIAFVLEKYRIDVISTSITCNENGKFYMIQAHARQCLHDSISMEETYKQAAREIMMWIS